The proteins below are encoded in one region of Berryella intestinalis:
- a CDS encoding HNH endonuclease has product MPMTNAKPSGMSFPEWVRHLFETEGRATRFYLSAAWRKKRTEVLARNHYECRDCRAKSPAAYTRADTVHHDRFLDKRPDLCLADEWTDGRGVTHEQLIPLCHACHEARHGRVPGAVRQREAFTNAELW; this is encoded by the coding sequence GTGCCGATGACCAACGCCAAGCCATCGGGTATGAGCTTCCCCGAATGGGTGCGCCACCTCTTCGAGACGGAGGGGCGGGCCACGAGGTTCTACCTCTCCGCCGCGTGGCGCAAGAAGCGGACCGAGGTGCTCGCCCGCAACCACTACGAATGCCGGGATTGCAGGGCGAAATCCCCTGCGGCCTACACTCGCGCGGACACCGTCCATCACGACCGCTTCCTCGACAAGCGGCCCGACCTCTGCCTCGCCGACGAATGGACGGACGGCAGGGGCGTGACGCACGAGCAGCTGATTCCGCTCTGCCACGCGTGCCACGAGGCGAGGCACGGCAGGGTGCCCGGAGCCGTCCGGCAGCGCGAGGCGTTTACCAACGCCGAGCTCTGGTGA